CTGCGTGGTGGCGGGGGCGGCAACCTGGGCGTGGTGACGTCGATGACGTTTCGCACCTTCCCCGTCACCGACCGCGATGTGGCGACCGTCGTCTTCCCGATGGACGCCGCCGCTGCGGTGATCGCCGGCTGGCAGCAGTGGCAGCGGGCGGCCGACCGGGACATCTGGGGAATGGTCAACATCACCGTCGGGGATGGTCCCGGCCGCTGCACGGTCGTCTTGGCGACCCCGCCGGGCCGCGGGCCGCGAGCCGCGGCCGACATGGTCGCCGCGGCTGGAGTGTCGGCGTCATCGACCGGGACCCGGACGCTCAGCCGGATGGATTTCGTGCACTACTTCGAAGGCGGCGACGCGGCCCGAGTGCCGCGCGCGTTTGTCGCGGGATCCGACATCATTGGCGAAATGACCTCGGCGGCAGCGGAATCCATCGTCGCCGCGATGGCCGCATGGCCGGCCGGCGCGGGTTCCGCGACGGCGGTGGTGGAGTCGTTGTCCGGCGCGGTCGGCGATGTGGATCCGGCGGCAAGTGCTTTCCCGTGGCGCCGGCAGGCGGCCTCCGTGCAGTGGTACACCGAGGTGAGCTCCGATGCGGCAACCGGCTGGCTCACCGCGGCACACCAGGCGTTGGGGTCGGCGTCGGTGGGCGGCTACATCAACTACCCCGAAGCCGGAGAGCCCCTTGGGCGGTACCTCGGGCCGAATCTGCAGCGATTCAACGACATCCGCCACCGGCACGATCCGGCCGGGGTGATGCTGTCCGGTATCGGCGGATGACGCGGGCCGCTCAGGAAGCGGGGCTCACCACGACGCTGACGGTGGTCGCACCGGAATCGGAGGCGACGACCAGTTGTGCGGCGTTGGCGGCCGAGACGACGTGGCCGCCGGTGACAGTCACCTGGTAGCCGTTCGGGAACTCCACGACCGGCACCGAGATCGTGGTCAGGGAACCGTCGGCGAACGCGCCGGAACCATCGACCTTCGCGGTGGAATAGCCAAAGGCGAAGGTGCCGTTGGTGAACGACCAGGACTTCGGCGTGCCCGACACCAACTGCGGGTAGGGCGACGCG
This is a stretch of genomic DNA from Mycobacterium sp. ELW1. It encodes these proteins:
- a CDS encoding FAD-binding oxidoreductase: MSGQVSRQAFLRRAVGGLAGAVLLSACRTVTPRAVSSPGPPDWADLRDRLDGMLFLPADAQYAAAKRVFNSRFDGSVPVAVLAAASVADVQKAMEFASSSRIGVSVRSGGHSYIGASSLDATLVIDLRRLPGGVNASSDVVTVSPATDLDSVQTALAACGRSIPSGSCPTVGVAGLTLGGGLGSDARLHGLTCDTLESASLVLPNGDMLSASADDHPEVFWALRGGGGGNLGVVTSMTFRTFPVTDRDVATVVFPMDAAAAVIAGWQQWQRAADRDIWGMVNITVGDGPGRCTVVLATPPGRGPRAAADMVAAAGVSASSTGTRTLSRMDFVHYFEGGDAARVPRAFVAGSDIIGEMTSAAAESIVAAMAAWPAGAGSATAVVESLSGAVGDVDPAASAFPWRRQAASVQWYTEVSSDAATGWLTAAHQALGSASVGGYINYPEAGEPLGRYLGPNLQRFNDIRHRHDPAGVMLSGIGG